The Paenibacillus sp. YPG26 genome includes a window with the following:
- a CDS encoding copper amine oxidase N-terminal domain-containing protein, whose protein sequence is MSKILDQLYRLGLSLTLTAGSIAAVSGGPISAATSTLSKAISLDLNGSAVQSDDAPFLDTNGTVYVPLRLVSSMLKTVVIWNEAAKEVSIFAPEHTIQLKPGCQSARHNGRAIQLTAPSTMKNGRIYVPLRFIAQSLGAQVGWNASKRKASISYPEIYMMEIVQPSREASNTFWLNTLSGELYQYTSGAKAAVLTGKLNYEPHSIHYMNISIDSLQAGEFMVKVVDYYGEPMIHTVNNTAYIKNNKLLNQSSVEYFQRDSPNISSFKNRPILTDGKRLQMLDPKDGSVEKEFDLVKLGGYDELYSVEGMGDDYLLIRPNKTGMLTLVNPDTDRKKVLNELLNKEDQEFFNTNDLPYLGDWLVVKGEQDGIIHLEYPRYIDKKTDKLIVKVKDWL, encoded by the coding sequence ATGTCAAAAATACTGGATCAGTTGTATCGGCTTGGCTTATCACTCACGCTCACAGCCGGAAGTATTGCCGCGGTCAGCGGAGGACCCATCTCGGCAGCAACGTCTACCTTAAGCAAGGCGATTTCGCTTGATTTGAATGGATCAGCGGTACAGTCGGACGATGCCCCCTTCTTGGATACCAACGGAACTGTGTATGTGCCTCTTCGTCTTGTATCAAGCATGCTTAAGACCGTAGTAATCTGGAATGAAGCAGCCAAGGAGGTCTCTATTTTTGCACCAGAACATACTATACAATTGAAGCCTGGCTGCCAGTCCGCAAGACATAACGGACGAGCTATCCAGTTAACAGCCCCGTCTACAATGAAGAACGGCAGAATCTATGTTCCGCTCCGATTCATTGCTCAGTCTCTGGGAGCCCAGGTGGGCTGGAATGCATCAAAACGGAAGGCATCTATTTCATATCCTGAAATATACATGATGGAAATCGTGCAACCTTCACGAGAAGCCTCCAATACCTTCTGGTTGAACACATTGAGCGGCGAACTCTATCAATACACCTCGGGAGCTAAAGCGGCTGTACTCACAGGGAAGCTTAATTATGAACCTCACTCTATTCACTATATGAATATTAGTATAGACTCCTTGCAGGCCGGGGAGTTCATGGTTAAAGTGGTTGACTATTATGGCGAACCGATGATTCACACTGTGAATAACACTGCGTATATAAAAAATAATAAGTTGCTTAACCAGTCATCGGTAGAATATTTCCAGCGGGATAGTCCCAATATTTCCAGCTTCAAGAACCGCCCTATCTTAACAGACGGAAAACGGCTTCAGATGCTTGATCCTAAGGATGGTTCTGTGGAAAAGGAATTCGACTTAGTCAAGCTTGGCGGATATGATGAGCTCTACAGCGTGGAAGGCATGGGCGATGATTACCTGCTTATTAGACCTAATAAGACTGGAATGCTTACTCTTGTTAACCCTGATACGGACAGGAAGAAAGTGCTTAATGAGCTTCTGAACAAGGAAGATCAGGAATTCTTCAATACGAATGACCTTCCCTATTTGGGAGATTGGCTCGTTGTAAAAGGGGAGCAGGATGGGATCATTCATCTCGAATACCCAAGATATATCGATAAAAAGACAGATAAGCTGATTGTCAAAGTGAAGGATTGGCTCTAA
- the acnA gene encoding aconitate hydratase AcnA, producing the protein MSIKDRYSAARSLDVNGKSYRYYDLQALETQGFTHVSKLPFSIKVLLEAAVRQFDGRAITEEHVKLIADWTEGQDSNKEIPFIPARIVLQDFTGVPVVVDLAAMRDTVKKAGGDPKQINPLVPVDLVIDHSVMVDAFGTPEALEYNMNVEFERNEERYRFLRWAQTAFNNFRAVPPATGIVHQVNLEYLASVAATKTIDGETVVFPDSLVGTDSHTTMINGLGVVGWGVGGIEAEAGMLGQPLYFVAPEVIGFKLTGSLTEGATATDLALTVTEMLRKKGVVGKFVEFYGPGLANISLADRATVANMAPEYGATIGYFPVDDETLNYLRSTGRPDEQVALVEAYYKAQGMFRTSDTEDPQFTDLIELDLASVVPSLAGPKRPQDRIELTDMKKSFNDIIRTPVEKGGYGLSDEKIAAAVDVKHPDGRETKLGTGAVVIAAITSCTNTSNPSVMLGAGLLAKKAVERGLTKPAYVKSSLTPGSLVVTEYLQKAGLIDSLEQLGFHVAGYGCATCIGNSGPLPDEVSAAIADNDLTVAAVISGNRNFEGRVHAQVKANYLASPPLVVAYALAGTVNIDLQNDPLGHDQDGNPVYLKDIWPTSQEIKDAIGLSVSPAMFRSKYENVFTQNERWNSIPVPKGELYEWDEKSTYIANPPFFEKLADGLQDIEEIRGARVLALLGDSVTTDHISPAGNITPTSPAGLYLSEHGVARKDFNSYGSRRGHHEVMMRGTFANIRIRNQVAPGTEGGVTKYLPNDEVMSIYDASMNYQSSSTNLVVLAGKEYGTGSSRDWAAKGTFLLGVKAVIAESFERIHRSNLVGMGVLPLQFQEGSSWKTLGIDGTETFDILGINNEVKPGQTLTVVATRTDGTQFEFHVVARLDSMVDVDYYHNGGILQTVLRQMIKESAAN; encoded by the coding sequence ATGTCTATTAAAGATCGTTACTCTGCAGCCCGCAGTCTTGACGTGAACGGCAAATCCTATCGTTACTATGATCTGCAGGCACTTGAAACTCAAGGATTCACGCATGTCTCCAAGCTTCCATTCTCGATTAAAGTGCTTCTTGAAGCTGCGGTCAGACAATTTGACGGCCGGGCGATTACCGAAGAGCACGTGAAGCTCATTGCTGACTGGACCGAAGGTCAGGACAGCAACAAGGAGATTCCTTTCATCCCCGCGCGTATCGTACTGCAGGACTTCACCGGCGTACCGGTGGTTGTCGATCTGGCGGCAATGCGCGATACCGTGAAGAAAGCTGGCGGCGATCCGAAGCAGATCAATCCGCTTGTACCGGTTGACCTTGTTATTGACCACTCGGTTATGGTTGATGCTTTCGGTACTCCTGAAGCTCTTGAATATAACATGAACGTCGAATTCGAGCGTAATGAAGAACGCTACCGGTTCCTTCGCTGGGCTCAGACCGCATTCAATAACTTCCGCGCCGTTCCTCCGGCTACTGGTATCGTTCACCAGGTTAACCTGGAGTATCTGGCTTCCGTGGCGGCTACGAAGACGATTGACGGAGAGACTGTCGTATTCCCGGACTCCCTTGTAGGTACAGACTCCCACACCACTATGATCAACGGTCTTGGTGTAGTAGGCTGGGGTGTTGGCGGAATCGAGGCGGAAGCAGGTATGCTTGGGCAGCCTCTGTATTTCGTAGCTCCTGAAGTTATCGGCTTCAAGCTCACAGGCAGTCTTACTGAAGGCGCAACCGCTACCGACCTTGCCTTGACCGTAACTGAAATGCTCCGTAAAAAAGGCGTAGTTGGTAAATTCGTCGAGTTCTACGGACCAGGTCTTGCCAACATCAGCCTTGCTGACCGCGCAACCGTAGCTAACATGGCTCCTGAATATGGTGCCACCATCGGTTACTTCCCGGTTGATGACGAGACTTTGAACTACCTTCGCAGCACAGGCCGTCCAGACGAGCAGGTTGCTCTGGTTGAAGCCTACTACAAGGCACAAGGCATGTTCCGTACCAGTGACACTGAAGATCCACAGTTCACCGATCTGATCGAGCTTGATCTTGCTTCTGTCGTGCCGAGCCTTGCAGGTCCTAAGCGCCCTCAAGACCGCATCGAATTGACAGATATGAAGAAGAGCTTCAATGATATTATCCGTACTCCTGTGGAGAAAGGCGGATACGGCCTTAGCGATGAGAAGATCGCCGCAGCGGTTGACGTGAAGCATCCCGATGGACGCGAGACGAAGCTGGGTACAGGCGCGGTAGTTATCGCTGCAATTACGAGCTGTACGAACACTTCCAACCCGAGCGTTATGCTGGGTGCAGGCCTGCTTGCAAAGAAAGCCGTGGAGCGCGGTCTGACTAAGCCTGCCTATGTGAAGAGCAGCTTGACGCCTGGTTCCCTTGTAGTGACCGAGTACCTGCAGAAGGCGGGTCTGATCGACTCTCTGGAGCAGCTTGGCTTCCACGTTGCCGGCTACGGCTGTGCTACATGTATCGGTAACTCCGGTCCGCTTCCGGATGAAGTCAGCGCAGCTATTGCAGACAATGATCTGACCGTAGCGGCAGTTATCTCCGGTAACCGTAACTTTGAAGGCCGTGTTCACGCTCAGGTCAAAGCCAACTACCTGGCTTCACCTCCACTCGTGGTAGCTTACGCTCTTGCGGGTACCGTGAACATCGATCTGCAGAACGATCCGCTGGGTCATGACCAGGATGGTAATCCGGTCTATCTGAAGGACATCTGGCCGACATCGCAAGAAATCAAAGATGCTATCGGCTTGTCTGTGAGTCCTGCCATGTTCCGCAGCAAATACGAGAATGTATTTACGCAAAATGAGCGTTGGAACTCCATTCCAGTACCGAAAGGCGAGCTGTACGAATGGGATGAGAAATCCACCTATATCGCGAACCCTCCGTTCTTCGAGAAGCTTGCGGACGGTCTGCAGGATATTGAAGAGATCCGCGGTGCGCGTGTACTTGCCCTGCTTGGCGATTCCGTCACAACGGACCATATCTCACCGGCAGGTAACATTACACCTACCAGCCCGGCTGGGCTGTACCTGAGCGAGCACGGCGTAGCCCGCAAGGACTTCAACTCCTACGGCTCCCGCCGCGGTCATCATGAAGTCATGATGCGCGGTACGTTCGCCAACATTCGTATCCGCAACCAGGTTGCTCCAGGAACAGAGGGCGGCGTAACCAAGTACCTTCCAAATGATGAGGTCATGTCCATCTATGACGCTTCGATGAATTATCAAAGCAGCAGCACCAACCTGGTTGTTCTGGCAGGTAAAGAGTATGGCACAGGAAGCTCCCGTGACTGGGCAGCAAAGGGTACCTTCCTCCTTGGTGTCAAAGCGGTTATCGCTGAAAGCTTCGAGCGTATTCACCGCAGCAATCTGGTCGGCATGGGCGTTCTTCCGCTTCAATTCCAGGAAGGAAGCAGCTGGAAGACACTGGGTATCGACGGAACTGAGACGTTCGATATTCTGGGCATCAACAACGAAGTGAAGCCTGGTCAGACTCTGACTGTAGTCGCTACACGCACAGATGGAACCCAGTTCGAGTTCCATGTAGTGGCCCGTCTGGACAGCATGGTTGACGTAGATTACTACCATAACGGGGGTATTCTGCAGACTGTACTTCGCCAGATGATCAAAGAATCAGCAGCGAACTAA
- a CDS encoding amidase domain-containing protein produces MAEEWKGALSAYIQQQNKDEVDFRPNAVPTIVTDLEYLIQRGERRQALSEWYGRRRAFPLRSETRAKLLRELANRQDEVQVDLQLHRTIYYEKGGVTHKEERMDQERLTLQQEDGNWSIIRVEIQVAERHPHTGLPYTAEDTDLEIPRSLAGPYLNREVLGFGGSGRGNVYNRSEAAAYADRWWNSANPEFEEFAVDCTNFISQSLFAGGAPINYTGKRESGWWYKGYVGGKEAWSFSWSVANSLERYLSGGGLGAKVVDHPQQLHLGDVIIYDWDGNGKYEHSTIVTAFDAGGAPLVNAHTTNSKHRYWDYRDSYAWTKNTVYRFFHLADRF; encoded by the coding sequence ATGGCGGAAGAGTGGAAAGGCGCATTATCCGCTTATATACAGCAGCAGAACAAGGATGAGGTGGATTTTCGGCCTAATGCTGTACCCACGATCGTCACGGATCTGGAGTATTTGATTCAGCGGGGGGAGCGGAGACAGGCGCTGTCCGAGTGGTACGGCAGAAGAAGGGCATTCCCGCTGCGGAGTGAGACCCGGGCCAAGCTGCTTAGGGAACTTGCGAACCGCCAGGATGAGGTTCAGGTGGATCTGCAGCTGCACCGGACCATCTACTATGAGAAAGGCGGAGTCACCCACAAGGAAGAGCGCATGGATCAGGAGCGGCTGACCCTGCAGCAGGAGGATGGGAACTGGTCCATCATACGGGTGGAGATTCAGGTGGCCGAGAGGCACCCGCACACGGGGCTCCCCTATACCGCCGAGGACACAGATCTTGAGATTCCCCGCTCACTTGCGGGCCCTTATCTGAATCGTGAGGTGCTGGGGTTTGGAGGGTCAGGCCGGGGGAATGTGTATAACAGGTCTGAAGCTGCTGCCTACGCCGACCGATGGTGGAACAGCGCCAACCCGGAATTTGAGGAATTTGCCGTAGACTGCACGAACTTCATCTCCCAAAGCCTCTTTGCAGGCGGAGCTCCAATAAACTATACTGGAAAAAGAGAATCGGGCTGGTGGTACAAGGGATACGTGGGTGGAAAAGAAGCCTGGAGCTTCAGCTGGTCCGTGGCGAACAGCCTGGAACGCTACCTAAGCGGAGGCGGCCTGGGTGCCAAGGTCGTTGACCATCCGCAGCAGCTGCATTTAGGCGATGTCATTATCTATGACTGGGATGGCAACGGCAAATATGAGCACAGCACGATCGTAACCGCATTCGATGCAGGAGGGGCGCCGCTGGTGAACGCCCATACCACGAACAGCAAGCACCGGTATTGGGACTACCGCGACTCCTACGCCTGGACGAAGAATACGGTATACCGCTTCTTCCATCTTGCAGACCGGTTCTGA
- a CDS encoding D-alanine--D-alanine ligase, which produces MGQDKLTVGLIYGGKSGEHEVSLQTAFAVMNAFNYDKYEVLPFYITKQGEWRVGGALSAPYGELGDLRLENGAGDTSEAIQQLFSKLATGQAAVDVAFPLLHGTYGEDGTIQGLFEMAGLPYVGAGVLSSAAGMDKAVMKKLFADAGLEQCKYCYFTGAQWERSRHRLIQGMEERLGYPCFVKPANLGSSVGISKASNQEELAKAVAYALRYDTKVVVEEFVEAREIEVGVLGNDEAEASVPGEIVSSSEYYDYQAKYLDGKSQMVIPAELDPEVADRVRDLAVKAFKATEGSGLCRADFFLKADGSLLINEVNTMPGFTPFSMYPLLWRETGVTYEALLDRLIELAQERFNTRQNLDFNNGVN; this is translated from the coding sequence ATGGGACAGGATAAGTTAACCGTCGGTCTGATCTACGGCGGTAAGTCTGGCGAGCATGAAGTGTCGCTGCAAACGGCCTTCGCTGTGATGAATGCTTTTAACTATGATAAATATGAGGTGCTTCCTTTCTATATTACGAAGCAGGGAGAATGGAGAGTCGGGGGCGCGCTCTCGGCTCCTTACGGTGAGCTCGGTGATCTGCGCCTGGAGAATGGGGCAGGCGATACATCCGAGGCTATCCAGCAGCTGTTCAGCAAGCTGGCTACCGGCCAGGCTGCTGTTGATGTCGCCTTCCCGCTGCTTCACGGTACTTACGGGGAAGATGGTACCATTCAAGGTCTGTTCGAGATGGCGGGTCTTCCGTACGTCGGCGCCGGTGTCTTGTCTTCAGCGGCAGGAATGGACAAAGCAGTCATGAAGAAGCTGTTCGCCGATGCGGGTCTCGAGCAGTGTAAGTACTGCTATTTCACAGGTGCGCAGTGGGAGCGCAGCAGGCATAGGCTGATTCAAGGGATGGAGGAGAGACTGGGCTATCCATGCTTCGTCAAGCCTGCCAATCTGGGTTCAAGTGTAGGCATCTCCAAGGCTTCCAACCAGGAAGAACTGGCCAAAGCGGTAGCCTATGCTCTGCGTTATGACACCAAAGTAGTTGTGGAAGAGTTCGTGGAAGCCCGTGAGATCGAGGTCGGCGTCCTCGGCAACGATGAAGCTGAGGCCTCCGTTCCAGGTGAGATTGTATCTTCGAGCGAGTATTACGACTATCAGGCCAAATATCTGGACGGCAAATCCCAGATGGTGATTCCCGCCGAGCTGGATCCCGAAGTGGCTGACCGGGTTCGCGACCTCGCTGTCAAAGCGTTCAAGGCAACGGAAGGCAGCGGCCTGTGCCGCGCGGACTTCTTCTTGAAGGCGGATGGAAGCCTGCTTATTAATGAAGTGAACACCATGCCTGGCTTCACTCCATTCAGTATGTACCCGCTGCTCTGGAGAGAGACGGGTGTGACGTACGAAGCCCTGCTGGATCGTCTGATCGAGCTGGCTCAGGAACGTTTTAACACAAGACAAAACCTAGATTTCAATAACGGAGTGAATTAA
- the uvsE gene encoding UV DNA damage repair endonuclease UvsE — protein MIVRFGYVAMSTVVKNASPSKTMTYKSFGQLADREAALRRLEHVAAENLHNTLRLLKHNRAYDIQVYRFSSKLIPLATHGELRDWDPFAALRDDFRAVGDYVKKEKMRVSFHPDHFTVLSTPRPEVLESSIRDLMHHVSMLEAMGLDARAKNNIHVGGAYGDKKSAAERFVQNVTALPDKLKKQLTFENDDKTFNAPETLELCEQLGIPMVLDIHHQWVNNEGDDPAELWPRILKTWQSPFAQVDTGPDHPLPPKIHASSPKSASDARSHADHVEVGPLLDFLRRIAPCTERLDVMLEAKLKDGALFDLMERLALYSGEGVHIMNEASVEIKP, from the coding sequence ATGATCGTACGTTTTGGTTATGTAGCCATGTCGACTGTTGTGAAGAATGCTTCCCCGTCCAAGACTATGACCTATAAGAGCTTTGGGCAGCTGGCTGACCGGGAGGCCGCCCTGCGCAGATTGGAGCATGTAGCCGCCGAGAATCTGCATAACACGCTGCGGCTGCTGAAGCACAACCGTGCTTATGATATTCAGGTCTACCGTTTCTCGTCCAAGCTGATCCCGCTTGCCACGCATGGGGAGCTTAGAGACTGGGATCCTTTTGCTGCACTCAGGGACGATTTCCGCGCTGTGGGAGACTATGTGAAGAAAGAGAAGATGAGAGTATCCTTTCATCCGGATCATTTCACCGTGCTCAGCACACCCCGCCCGGAGGTGCTGGAGAGTTCAATCCGGGATCTGATGCATCATGTAAGTATGCTGGAAGCTATGGGGCTGGACGCGAGAGCGAAGAACAATATTCATGTGGGAGGCGCTTATGGGGACAAGAAATCCGCGGCGGAGCGGTTTGTTCAGAATGTGACTGCGCTGCCGGACAAGCTTAAGAAGCAGCTGACCTTCGAGAATGATGACAAGACCTTTAATGCCCCTGAGACGCTTGAGCTGTGTGAGCAGCTTGGTATTCCGATGGTGCTCGACATTCATCACCAATGGGTGAATAACGAGGGAGATGACCCTGCGGAGCTCTGGCCCCGTATCTTGAAGACATGGCAGTCCCCGTTCGCCCAAGTTGATACCGGGCCGGACCATCCCCTGCCTCCGAAGATTCATGCTTCCAGCCCGAAGAGTGCATCCGATGCTAGAAGCCATGCAGATCATGTGGAGGTTGGCCCGCTGCTGGATTTCCTGCGCCGGATTGCTCCTTGCACCGAGCGGCTTGACGTGATGCTGGAGGCGAAGCTTAAGGATGGGGCGTTGTTCGACTTGATGGAGCGGCTTGCGCTCTATTCGGGTGAAGGTGTTCATATTATGAATGAGGCGAGTGTGGAGATTAAGCCTTGA
- the fabI gene encoding enoyl-ACP reductase FabI: MSNLLEGKNIIIMGVANDRSIAWAIAQSLAAHGARLAFTYESERVEGRVRKLAETIPGSLILPCNVTVDEEIDTLAETLKSEFGVLHGLVHSIAFAKAEDLAGEFADTSREGFALANDISVYSLVTVAKRLSPLMTEGGSIMTMTYMGSERVMRNYNVMGVAKAGLEASVRYLANDLGPKNIRVNAISAGPIRTLAAKGISDFNSILKQVEEKAPLRKTTETAEVGDTAMFLLSHLSRGITGEVIFVDGGYNIVGA; encoded by the coding sequence ATGAGCAATTTATTGGAAGGCAAGAATATTATTATTATGGGCGTAGCCAATGATCGCAGTATCGCTTGGGCTATTGCACAGAGCCTCGCGGCACACGGTGCCCGTCTGGCATTTACATATGAGAGTGAACGGGTGGAAGGCCGTGTGCGTAAGCTGGCTGAGACGATCCCGGGCTCACTGATCCTGCCGTGCAATGTAACGGTGGATGAAGAGATTGATACACTGGCCGAGACGCTGAAGAGTGAATTTGGCGTACTGCACGGACTTGTGCACAGCATTGCTTTTGCCAAGGCGGAAGATCTTGCAGGCGAATTTGCGGACACGTCCCGTGAAGGCTTCGCGCTTGCCAATGATATTAGTGTGTACTCTCTCGTCACTGTGGCTAAGCGTCTCTCACCGCTGATGACCGAAGGCGGAAGCATTATGACCATGACGTATATGGGCTCAGAGCGTGTAATGCGCAACTATAATGTTATGGGTGTAGCCAAGGCTGGGCTTGAGGCTTCGGTACGTTACCTGGCGAATGACCTGGGGCCGAAGAATATCCGCGTTAACGCGATTTCTGCAGGGCCTATCCGTACTCTTGCGGCTAAGGGCATCAGTGATTTCAACTCAATCCTCAAGCAGGTTGAAGAGAAAGCGCCTCTGCGCAAAACAACCGAAACAGCTGAGGTCGGAGATACGGCTATGTTCCTGCTGAGTCATTTGTCCCGTGGCATTACAGGTGAAGTTATCTTTGTTGATGGCGGATATAATATCGTCGGAGCTTAA
- a CDS encoding inositol monophosphatase family protein — MNQSHDQDQVPYTVSSKSPTAVAINAAAKTGEWIKTRLGNHKELNTKLSPQDLVTDVDKGAELMIRKLILTHFPDHDFLGEEGVQPGLHASSEAIAEYADAEYLWIVDPIDGTTNFVQGFPGFCVSIALAHHGEVIVGVIYDPVRDELFVAEKGKGAYMHGNPTRVSEDQTLAGSVMAIGFNPERDFALPLNMKGIEALATRTRSLRAVGSAALHLAYVAAGRMSGYYEVGLNSWDIAAGTLLVQESGGTVTDTKGNPYHLGVRHMLATNGLIHQELQQVIEEAGATGL, encoded by the coding sequence GTGAACCAGAGCCATGATCAAGATCAAGTTCCATATACAGTCAGCAGTAAAAGTCCAACCGCCGTGGCGATCAACGCTGCTGCCAAGACCGGAGAGTGGATCAAGACAAGACTCGGTAATCACAAGGAGCTCAACACGAAGCTGTCTCCTCAGGATTTGGTTACGGATGTGGACAAAGGAGCCGAGCTCATGATCCGAAAGCTGATTCTGACTCACTTCCCGGATCATGACTTTTTGGGTGAGGAAGGCGTTCAGCCGGGTCTTCATGCATCATCAGAAGCTATTGCCGAGTACGCGGATGCCGAATATCTGTGGATTGTAGATCCCATTGACGGGACAACGAACTTCGTGCAGGGATTTCCTGGCTTCTGTGTATCTATTGCGCTGGCTCATCACGGAGAAGTCATTGTAGGTGTAATTTACGATCCTGTACGTGATGAACTGTTCGTGGCGGAAAAGGGCAAGGGAGCTTATATGCACGGGAATCCAACACGGGTGTCAGAGGATCAGACCCTTGCGGGAAGCGTAATGGCCATCGGTTTCAATCCTGAACGGGATTTCGCCCTGCCGCTTAATATGAAGGGGATCGAGGCTTTGGCAACAAGAACACGGAGTCTGCGTGCGGTGGGTTCGGCTGCGCTTCATTTGGCTTACGTGGCCGCTGGACGGATGAGCGGTTATTATGAGGTCGGACTTAACTCATGGGATATTGCTGCGGGCACCCTGCTGGTGCAGGAGTCCGGCGGTACAGTGACGGACACGAAGGGCAATCCATATCATCTGGGTGTTCGCCATATGTTAGCTACGAATGGTCTTATTCATCAGGAGCTGCAGCAGGTCATTGAGGAAGCGGGAGCAACAGGACTATAA
- a CDS encoding stalk domain-containing protein, translating into MSVRSVKKSHILSGVLSLILMITGAGSAAAAAGGTVQTASPASYKIVALGDSITAGFEPAMITQTNPKAYGYVDRLHEQGLFRGRTQTVNYGILGLKSEGLGHYVKAIKEGRTLAPDEIQPALADPRAAAFGQATAAAKADLLGASVIVITIGGNDVSQVMTAVAEGKVTSGSLEASVAQLLGSYKTHVSQTLTDLTELNPNAQIVIADQYQPVPKLAGAAAYEQLEQTAEAFTESVDQLAEEFTAKGAKVKVAHVAKEFVGGEISYTHIMEKDIHPNQFGYEVIAKVFAKEIWGEYLYASTRSSEVPLTIIVKGKEISSPYKPVVKNGQTFVAIKDIVTAIGATTAWDNRTNSATISSGSRKVVIPVGSKTIKVNGHNVATASPAYLNKIGKETKTYVPLALLAQGLGLDVQYSSHLKVVFINP; encoded by the coding sequence TTGAGTGTACGATCAGTTAAAAAAAGCCACATTCTGAGCGGAGTCTTGTCGCTCATTCTAATGATTACAGGTGCTGGTTCTGCCGCAGCGGCGGCGGGCGGAACAGTTCAGACAGCAAGTCCGGCCAGCTACAAGATTGTGGCTCTTGGAGATTCCATCACAGCGGGCTTCGAGCCGGCTATGATCACGCAGACTAACCCGAAAGCCTACGGATACGTGGATCGGCTGCATGAACAGGGTCTGTTCCGGGGACGCACACAGACTGTGAACTATGGAATTCTCGGATTGAAGTCCGAGGGCCTAGGCCACTACGTTAAAGCCATTAAAGAAGGACGAACCTTGGCTCCAGATGAGATTCAGCCTGCTTTGGCTGATCCCAGGGCAGCTGCTTTCGGGCAGGCAACGGCTGCGGCCAAAGCTGATCTGCTAGGGGCGAGTGTCATCGTTATCACGATTGGGGGCAATGATGTCTCGCAGGTGATGACAGCCGTTGCTGAAGGCAAGGTGACTTCCGGCAGCCTGGAAGCCAGTGTGGCTCAACTGCTTGGGAGCTATAAGACTCATGTAAGCCAGACTTTAACGGATCTGACCGAACTGAATCCGAATGCGCAAATTGTGATTGCGGATCAGTACCAGCCTGTGCCAAAGCTTGCCGGAGCAGCCGCTTATGAACAACTGGAGCAAACCGCGGAGGCTTTTACCGAATCGGTTGATCAGCTTGCGGAGGAGTTCACAGCCAAGGGTGCCAAAGTTAAGGTGGCCCATGTTGCCAAGGAGTTCGTGGGTGGTGAAATCTCCTATACCCACATTATGGAGAAGGACATTCATCCTAACCAGTTCGGTTACGAGGTGATTGCCAAAGTATTTGCCAAAGAAATCTGGGGAGAGTATCTCTATGCTTCCACCCGGTCCAGTGAAGTGCCGCTAACGATCATTGTGAAGGGCAAAGAGATCAGCAGTCCTTACAAGCCGGTGGTCAAGAACGGCCAGACCTTCGTAGCCATCAAGGATATCGTTACAGCTATAGGGGCCACTACAGCTTGGGATAACCGCACGAACAGTGCGACAATCAGCAGTGGCAGCCGCAAGGTTGTTATTCCGGTTGGTTCCAAGACGATCAAGGTGAATGGACACAATGTGGCGACTGCCTCACCAGCTTACCTGAACAAAATCGGCAAAGAGACGAAGACCTATGTGCCGCTCGCGCTGCTCGCTCAAGGTCTTGGATTGGATGTACAGTACAGCTCGCATTTGAAAGTGGTATTTATTAATCCATAA